A section of the Cuniculiplasma divulgatum genome encodes:
- a CDS encoding GNAT family N-acetyltransferase, whose protein sequence is MADKTTVDLLPISDEDFKAFLDLQISEYAREKIKSGNWVESEAYDLSRKSFMGLLPDGKDTSGHSILTITDAESKTGVGTLWVEWKNKEHNSSYIWDVIIHEKFRRRGYGTLALKLLEKMAKERGSNSISLHVFGHNRPAISMYESLGYYATNIIMKKDLGNVDP, encoded by the coding sequence TTGATTTATTGCCCATATCCGATGAAGATTTCAAAGCATTTCTGGACTTACAGATAAGTGAGTATGCCCGGGAAAAAATAAAGTCAGGAAACTGGGTCGAAAGTGAAGCTTACGATTTATCCAGAAAGTCATTTATGGGGCTCTTGCCGGATGGGAAGGATACCTCAGGCCATTCAATATTGACCATCACTGATGCAGAAAGCAAAACAGGTGTGGGGACCCTGTGGGTTGAATGGAAAAACAAGGAACATAACTCATCGTATATCTGGGACGTAATAATACACGAAAAATTCAGAAGAAGAGGTTACGGAACATTAGCACTGAAGCTCCTTGAAAAAATGGCAAAGGAAAGGGGATCAAACAGCATAAGCCTGCACGTGTTTGGGCACAACAGGCCGGCAATATCCATGTATGAATCGCTTGGATACTATGCAACAAACATCATAATGAAAAAGGACCTGGGAAATGTAGACCCTTAA